The Brassica oleracea var. oleracea cultivar TO1000 chromosome C6, BOL, whole genome shotgun sequence genome includes a region encoding these proteins:
- the LOC106300757 gene encoding hydroxypyruvate reductase, with product MYNIAKTAFRNKNSTVASLFHSHQSRSISRQSSKLVKPERMVEKEEDKKVTRVLFCGPHLPDSYNFTRDYLQPYPFIQADVAHFRDVPEVIKNYHICVTLLMQMDSFVISRASNMKLIMQFGVGLDGVDIDAATKNGIKVARIPSEGTGNAASCSEMAIYLMLGLLKKQNEMQMSVQSRLLGQPTGGTLLGKTVFILGYGNIGIELAKRLKPFGSRVIATKRSWPASVMNSDSSLVDEKGSHEDIYTFASKADIVVVCLRLSKETAEIVNNKFISSMKKGALLVNIARGGLVNYESAYQSLESGHLGGLGTDVAWSEPFDPNDPILKFKNVIMTPHVAGVTEYSYRSMAKVVGDVALQLHEGLPLTGIELVN from the exons ATGTATAATATCGCCAAGACTGCGTTTCGAAACAAAAACTCCACTGTCGCTTCGCTCTTCCATTCTCACCAGTCTCGCTCAATTTCCAG GCAAAGTAGTAAACTAGTTAAGCCCGAGAGAATGGTTGAGAAAGAAGAAGACAAGAAAGTAACTCGTGTTCTGTTTTGCGGCCCTCACTTACCTGATTCCTACAACTTCACTAGAGATTACTTGCAGCCTTACCCTTTTATTCAG GCAGATGTTGCCCATTTCCGTGATGTTCCTGAGGTTATAAAGAATTATCATATATGTGTGACTTTGTTGATGCAAATGGATTCGTTTGTTATCTCACGTGCCAGCAACATGAAGCTTATTATGCAATTCGGTGTTGGTCTCGATG GTGTTGACATTGATGCTGCTACTAAGAATGGGATCAAGGTCGCTAGAATCCCCAGTGAGGGTACCGGCAACGCAGCCTCTTGTTCTGAAATGGCTATTTATCTCATGCTTGGCCTCCTTAAGAAACAG AATGAAATGCAGATGTCTGTGCAAAGCAGACTACTTGGACAGCCAACCGGTGGAACTCTTCTCGGTAAAACT GTGTTTATCTTGGGATATGGTAACATTGGAATAGAGCTGGCTAAACGGTTGAAGCCGTTTGGGTCGAGAGTAATAGCTACAAAAAGAAGCTGGCCTGCTTCTGTTATGAACTCAGACT CCAGTCTAGTTGATGAGAAAGGTAGCCACGAAGACATTTACACATTCGCGAGCAAAGCAGATATAGTAGTTGTGTGCTTGAGGCTGAGCAAAGAAACG GCTGAAATCGTGAACAACAAGTTCATATCTTCAATGAAAAAG GGTGCTCTTCTTGTAAATATTGCTAGAGGCGGTCTGGTTAACTATGAATCAGCTTACCAGAGTCTGGAGTCCGGTCATCTTGGAGGCCTAGGGACTGACGTGGCGTGGTCTGAGCCGTTTGATCCAAACGATCCGATCTTGAAGTTTAAAAACGTAATCATGACCCCTCATGTCGCTGGAGTTACTGAGTATTCATATAGGTCCATGGCCAAG GTGGTCGGAGATGTTGCCTTGCAGTTGCATGAAGGACTTCCTCTCACCGGAATCGAACTTGTTAACTGA
- the LOC106300756 gene encoding receptor-like protein kinase HSL1, which translates to MSRRPDHRRGILATVAATILLSVFPPITESTVEKQALFRFKNRLNDPHNVLQSWKPSDSPCTFHGVRCDPLSGEVTGISLENLNLSGSISPAISSLTKLTTLSLPCNLISGPIPPEILNCTNLKVVNLTSNHLSGAIPDFSSLKNLETLDVSVNFLTGEFQSWVGNLTLLVSLSLGNNNYVEGAIPKSIGGLKKLTWLYLAKSNLTGHIPDSIFDLNALDTFDIAKNAISGDFPASITRLENLTKIELYDNKLTGEIPPEIGKLTHLRELDVSLNQLSGPLPRELGNLKELRVFHCHQNNFTGEFPSGFGELRFLTSLSIYRNNFSGEFPANIGRFSPLETVDISENRFTGPFPRFLCQNNKLQFLLALQNEFSGEIPASYAGCKSLLRLRINQNLLTGHVPEGFWALPLAKMIDLSDNRLTGEISSQIGLSTELSQLILQNNRFSGKIPREVGKLINIERIYLSNNSFSGEIPTELGSLKQLSSLHLENNSLTGYIPVGLTKCVRLVDLNLAKNSLTGEIPKSLYQIASLNSLDLSGNGLTGEIPATLVKLKLNFIDLSENQLSGRIPPDLLAVGGSTAFSRNDKLCVDNQNVKTSEESSLSLCSGDQHVHKKRSVDGTLLFLALAVAMVVLVAGLFALRYRVVKIREFDRENGDINKAGDAKWRIASFHQMELDAEEICKLDEGHVIGAGSAGKVYRVDLKKGGGTVAVKWLRRGEEEDGNGTEVSVAEMEILGKIRHRNVLKLYACLVGRGSRYLVFEFMENGNLYQALHQTIKGELDWHKRYKIAVGAAKGIAYLHHDCCPPIIHRDIKSSNILLDGDYESKIADFGVAKVADKGYEWSCVAGTHGYMAPELAYSLKATEKSDVYSFGVVLLELATGLRPVEEEFGEGKDIVDYVLFKIQQDRRNPRNVLDKHVLSSHVEESMIKVLKMGLLCTTKLPSLRPNMREVVRKLEDADPCVSNTLDRTRKITV; encoded by the exons ATGTCGAGAAGACCAGACCACCGACGTGGCATACTCGCCACCGTGGCCGCAACAATTCTCCTCTCAGTTTTCCCGCCAATTACAGAATCGACAGTTGAGAAGCAAGCTCTGTTTCGCTTCAAAAACCGCCTTAACGATCCTCACAACGTTCTACAATCTTGGAAACCCTCTGATTCGCCCTGCACGTTTCACGGCGTCAGATGCGATCCACTCTCGGGCGAAGTCACTGGTATCTCTCTAGAGAACCTGAATCTCTCTGGCTCCATTTCTCCGGCTATCTCATCTCTCACAAAGCTCACTACCTTGTCCCTCCCCTGCAATCTCATCTCGGGCCCAATCCCGCCGGAGATACTCAACTGCACAAACCTCAAAGTCGTCAATCTCACATCCAATCACCTCTCCGGTGCGATCCCTGACTTCTCATCTCTGAAAAACCTAGAGACCCTCGACGTCTCCGTGAACTTCTTAACCGGAGAGTTTCAGAGCTGGGTGGGGAACCTGACTCTGTTGGTTTCACTCAGTCTCGGAAACAACAACTACGTAGAAGGCGCGATTCCCAAGAGTATCGGCGGTTTGAAGAAACTCACTTGGCTCTACTTAGCTAAATCCAACTTGACCGGACATATTCCAGACTCCATCTTTGATCTGAACGCTCTCGACACTTTCGACATTGCCAAGAACGCCATCTCTGGAGATTTTCCAGCCTCGATCACAAGGCTGGAAAATCTCACTAAGATCGAGTTATACGACAACAAGTTAACCGGTGAAATCCCTCCGGAGATCGGAAAACTGACTCATTTACGAGAGCTTGATGTTTCTTTGAACCAGCTGAGTGGCCCATTACCTCGAGAACTCGGAAACTTGAAAGAGCTCAGAGTCTTCCACTGCCATCAAAACAACTTTACCGGCGAGTTTCCTTCCGGTTTCGGAGAATTGCGTTTCCTCACTTCCTTATCAATCTACAGGAACAACTTCTCCGGTGAATTCCCAGCAAACATCGGCCGGTTTTCGCCGTTGGAGACAGTTGATATATCCGAAAACAGGTTTACAGGTCCATTCCCTCGTTTCTTATGCCAAAACAATAAACTACAGTTCTTACTCGCTCTACAAAATGAATTCTCCGGCGAGATTCCGGCATCCTACGCAGGCTGCAAATCTCTCTTGAGGCTCAGGATTAACCAGAATCTTCTTACTGGTCATGTTCCCGAAGGCTTCTGGGCTCTCCCCCTTGCTAAGATGATCGATCTCAGCGATAACCGTCTCACCGGAGAGATCTCTTCTCAGATAGGACTCTCAACTGAACTTAGCCAGCTGATCTTGCAGAACAACAGATTTTCCGGGAAGATCCCTCGTGAGGTTGGGAAACTGATTAATATAGAGAGGATTTATCTAAGCAACAACAGTTTTTCCGGTGAGATTCCGACAGAACTTGGATCCTTGAAACAGTTGTCTTCTTTGCATCTTGAAAACAATTCGTTGACAGGATACATCCCTGTCGGATTGACAAAATGCGTCAGGCTTGTCGATCTGAATCTTGCCAAGAACTCTTTGACTGGAGAGATTCCAAAGAGTTTATATCAGATCGCTTCTTTAAACTCTTTGGACCTCTCAGGCAACGGGTTAACAGGAGAGATCCCTGCGACTCTAGTGAAGCTGAAGCTGAATTTTATAGACTTGTCTGAGAATCAACTCTCGGGGAGAATACCACCGGATCTTTTGGCGGTGGGAGGTTCCACCGCGTTCTCACGCAACGATAAGCTCTGCGTTGATAACCAAAACGTCAAAACAAGTGAAGAATCTTCTCTGAGCTTATGCAGTGGGGACCAACACGTGCACAAGAAGCGTTCTGTCGATGGAACGCTCTTGTTCTTGGCTCTTGCTGTTGCCATGGTGGTGCTGGTGGCTGGTCTCTTCGCGTTGCGTTACAGAGTCGTGAAGATACGCGAGTTCGACAGAGAAAATGGGGATATCAACAAGGCGGGGGATGCGAAGTGGAGGATCGCGTCTTTCCATCAAATGGAGCTAGACGCTGAGGAGATTTGTAAATTGGATGAAGGTCACGTGATTGGAGCAGGAAGCGCGGGAAAAGTGTACCGTGTTGATTTGAAGAAAGGCGGTGGTACAGTGGCGGTTAAGTGGCTGAGGAGAGGAGAAGAAGAAGATGGTAATGGAACAGAGGTCTCTGTTGCGGAAATGGAGATTCTTGGGAAGATCAGACACAGAAACGTGCTGAAGCTCTACGCTTGTCTTGTCGGAAGAGGTTCTAGATATTTAGTGTTTGAGTTCATGGAGAATGGGAACTTGTATCAAGCTCTTCACCAGACTATTAAAGGTGAATTGGATTGGCACAAGAG ATACAAAATCGCGGTGGGAGCTGCTAAAGGAATTGCATATCTGCATCATGATTGTTGTCCTCCGATCATTCATAGAGATATAAAGTCGAGTAACATTTTACTTGACGGGGATTATGAGTCGAAAATCGCTGATTTTGGAGTTGCAAAAGTTGCAGACAAGGGATATGAATGGAGCTGTGTTGCTGGGACTCATGGCTATATGGCTCCAG AGCTGGCTTACTCCTTGAAAGCGACAGAGAAGAGTGATGTATACAGCTTCGGCGTTGTTCTTCTAGAGCTAGCGACCGGTCTTCGGCCAGTGGAAGAAGAGTTTGGAGAGGGCAAAGACATTGTTGACTATGTCTTATTCAAAATTCAACAAGACCGGAGGAACCCAAGAAACGTATTGGACAAGCATGTTCTGTCCTCTCACGTAGAAGAAAGTATGATCAAGGTTCTGAAAATGGGACTTCTCTGCACTACAAAGCTCCCTAGTCTCAGACCAAACATGAGGGAGGTCGTGAGGAAGCTTGAAGACGCTGATCCATGCGTCTCCAACACTCTAGACAGAACCCGAAAGATTACAGTATAG